One window from the genome of Paenibacillus azoreducens encodes:
- the rhaM gene encoding L-rhamnose mutarotase, whose product MERIASVMYLYPGKQAEYQKRHDELWPEMEEALKEHGASNYSIFLDRETDTLFAYLEVENKAAYDKIAETDICKKWWAYMAPIMKSNPDNSPVAKDLEQVFYLA is encoded by the coding sequence ATGGAAAGAATCGCATCCGTGATGTATTTATATCCGGGTAAACAGGCTGAATATCAAAAACGCCATGATGAGCTTTGGCCTGAAATGGAGGAAGCTTTGAAGGAACACGGCGCTTCCAATTATTCGATTTTCCTGGATCGTGAAACCGATACGCTATTTGCTTATTTAGAAGTTGAAAACAAAGCCGCTTACGATAAAATCGCAGAAACGGACATTTGCAAAAAATGGTGGGCTTATATGGCACCCATTATGAAATCGAACCCGGACAATAGTCCCGTTGCAAAAGACTTAGAGCAGGTGTTCTACTTAGCGTAG
- the rhaB gene encoding rhamnulokinase, protein MRNYVAVDIGASSGRMILGNLVEGKLNLREVHRFKNGFTFRDGHDRWEIDGLIHEIFAGLEKLKQEGVTECTLGIDTWAVDYVLVAPGGEKLADPISYRDSRTQNKIAELTSEIQKDDIYQKTGIQFLELNTLYQLYAEDQELIKQADKILLIPDYIGYVLTGKKAAETTNASTTQMLNLRERLFDKDLLMHLDIDPCQFAELTDAGTYLGEMKPKWHEKYDIPACRVITVATHDTASAVVGTPAKGKNWAFLSSGTWSLIGMELTAPNTGRMAFEENYTNEWGAYGTYRFLKNIMGLWIVQEIARNSDSRLSFSEMADQANQYPFFKQIIDVNDPRFNHPVHMITEIQNYCRETGQDVPESIGELTNCVYGSLALRYAKELEKMKRITKRDIEALYIVGGGSSVAILNQLTANLAGVTVYAGPAEATAVGNLSVQMITEREIKDVDQARDLVRNSFDIKEYKPQKIESASVFEKYDKIIRNK, encoded by the coding sequence GTGAGAAATTACGTCGCGGTTGACATTGGCGCATCCAGCGGGCGGATGATTCTTGGAAATTTGGTGGAAGGCAAGCTGAATCTGCGTGAGGTGCACCGTTTTAAAAATGGTTTTACCTTTCGGGATGGGCATGATCGATGGGAGATTGACGGGCTGATTCACGAAATATTCGCAGGGCTCGAAAAATTAAAACAAGAAGGCGTCACGGAATGCACGCTTGGGATTGATACATGGGCCGTCGATTACGTTCTGGTCGCTCCGGGCGGCGAAAAATTGGCGGACCCGATCAGCTATAGGGACAGCCGGACGCAAAATAAAATTGCCGAGCTGACATCTGAAATTCAAAAGGATGATATCTACCAGAAAACCGGGATTCAGTTTTTGGAGCTAAACACGCTTTATCAATTGTACGCGGAAGACCAAGAACTCATCAAACAGGCGGACAAAATTTTGCTGATTCCCGACTATATTGGATATGTTCTTACTGGAAAAAAAGCCGCCGAAACAACCAACGCTTCCACGACGCAAATGCTGAATTTGCGGGAACGGCTCTTCGATAAGGATTTATTAATGCATTTAGATATTGATCCTTGCCAATTTGCCGAATTGACCGATGCAGGAACTTATTTGGGGGAAATGAAACCAAAGTGGCATGAAAAATACGATATCCCTGCTTGTCGCGTTATTACGGTGGCCACTCACGATACAGCATCTGCCGTTGTGGGTACTCCGGCCAAAGGCAAGAATTGGGCATTCCTAAGCAGCGGCACCTGGTCGCTGATTGGGATGGAATTAACAGCCCCCAATACCGGGCGAATGGCATTCGAAGAAAACTACACCAATGAATGGGGCGCATATGGTACGTATCGCTTCTTAAAAAACATCATGGGACTTTGGATTGTTCAAGAAATCGCAAGAAATTCGGATTCCCGGCTCAGTTTTTCAGAAATGGCTGACCAAGCAAACCAATATCCATTTTTCAAACAAATCATTGATGTGAATGATCCGCGTTTTAATCATCCGGTGCATATGATTACGGAGATTCAAAATTACTGCCGGGAAACGGGGCAGGATGTTCCGGAATCCATTGGCGAGCTGACAAACTGTGTATATGGAAGTCTGGCGCTGCGCTATGCTAAAGAACTTGAAAAAATGAAGCGGATTACTAAGCGGGATATTGAGGCGCTCTATATCGTCGGCGGCGGCAGCAGTGTCGCGATTCTCAATCAGCTTACAGCAAATCTGGCCGGCGTCACTGTTTATGCAGGCCCTGCTGAAGCGACAGCGGTCGGAAACTTGAGTGTCCAAATGATCACGGAACGCGAAATCAAGGACGTGGATCAAGCGCGCGACTTGGTTCGAAATTCTTTTGACATCAAGGAATATAAACCGCAAAAAATCGAATCGGCAAGCGTGTTTGAGAAATATGACAAAATCATCCGCAACAAATAA
- a CDS encoding urea transporter — translation MKQGNPQQQHENMFFSLVTAALKGISQVILIENAISGLLILIALLISSIPVGIIAFLSALIAVCMGRFGGADKTLVNQGLLAYNSVLTGIVLALNFTGGQRWVIALAGAAITTLLTAAMMHWMRNSGTPIFTFPFIIVSWFLLLASYRLGTFQLHPGLVPQDLSQWRLHQGGTVDWINGLVDGVGQVFLQDSMWSGILILAGVFWASRKLGFYAIIGSAAAWLAAYGLGGETALLNAGLYEYNAVLTILAVGAIFDAKSRWAPVSGLVAAIVSVPMTASFDSWLLPYGLPALTMPFVVCSWVFIAARKVIPKL, via the coding sequence ATGAAACAAGGCAACCCGCAACAACAGCATGAAAACATGTTTTTTTCTTTGGTCACTGCTGCTCTCAAAGGAATCTCCCAAGTCATTTTGATTGAAAATGCCATCAGCGGGCTCCTGATTCTAATTGCACTTCTGATATCATCCATTCCGGTGGGGATCATCGCATTTCTGTCAGCATTGATTGCCGTATGTATGGGCCGCTTTGGCGGAGCTGACAAAACGCTCGTCAACCAAGGATTGCTTGCCTACAATTCGGTATTAACCGGCATTGTGCTGGCCTTGAATTTTACAGGGGGACAGCGCTGGGTCATCGCTCTGGCCGGAGCTGCGATCACGACGCTGCTAACCGCAGCCATGATGCATTGGATGCGAAACTCCGGCACGCCGATTTTCACATTTCCGTTCATTATCGTTAGCTGGTTTCTTTTGCTCGCTTCTTACCGTCTGGGAACATTCCAGCTCCATCCCGGACTTGTTCCGCAAGATCTTTCCCAATGGAGGCTGCATCAGGGAGGAACCGTCGATTGGATCAACGGACTGGTCGATGGAGTTGGACAGGTCTTTTTACAGGACAGCATGTGGTCCGGAATTTTGATTCTTGCCGGAGTGTTCTGGGCGAGCCGCAAACTGGGTTTTTATGCCATCATTGGTTCTGCCGCGGCTTGGCTCGCCGCTTACGGTTTGGGGGGAGAAACAGCTCTGCTGAATGCGGGTCTTTACGAATATAACGCCGTATTGACCATCCTCGCTGTAGGTGCGATTTTTGATGCCAAAAGCCGATGGGCACCCGTGTCAGGTCTCGTCGCTGCCATTGTTTCCGTACCGATGACCGCTAGCTTTGACTCCTGGCTGCTGCCCTATGGGCTGCCGGCGCTAACCATGCCCTTTGTTGTATGCTCATGGGTGTTTATTGCCGCCAGAAAGGTTATCCCCAAGCTCTAA
- a CDS encoding urease subunit gamma: protein MQLLPREIDKLLIVVAADLAKRRKERGLQLNHPEAVALITYEVLEGARDGKTVAELMEYGAAILSRDDVMEGVPEMIHDIQVEATFPDGTKLVTVHHPIR from the coding sequence ATGCAATTGCTACCCCGTGAGATAGATAAACTTCTCATCGTTGTTGCTGCAGATCTCGCCAAGCGCAGAAAGGAAAGGGGACTTCAGTTGAACCATCCCGAAGCCGTTGCACTTATAACCTATGAAGTACTCGAAGGAGCCCGGGACGGTAAGACGGTTGCGGAATTAATGGAATACGGCGCTGCCATTTTGTCACGCGATGACGTTATGGAAGGCGTTCCCGAGATGATACACGATATCCAGGTTGAAGCCACCTTTCCGGACGGCACGAAACTGGTGACGGTACATCATCCGATACGATAA
- a CDS encoding urease subunit beta: protein MIPGQIFLQKEDIICNAGKTVSKLTVKNTGDRPVQVGSHFHFYEVNEALIFDRQGGFGKHLNVPAGAAVRFEPGDEKEVELVDFAGERRVYGFNNKTDGSVEGGCQS from the coding sequence ATGATACCTGGGCAAATCTTTTTGCAGAAGGAAGATATTATTTGCAACGCCGGCAAAACCGTGTCGAAATTAACCGTTAAAAATACCGGTGACCGTCCTGTGCAAGTCGGATCGCATTTTCACTTTTATGAAGTCAATGAAGCCCTTATTTTCGACCGGCAGGGCGGATTTGGAAAACATTTGAATGTCCCTGCGGGCGCCGCGGTCCGTTTTGAACCTGGTGATGAAAAAGAAGTGGAACTGGTTGATTTTGCGGGTGAACGTCGGGTTTATGGATTTAACAACAAAACGGATGGATCTGTGGAAGGCGGGTGTCAATCATGA
- the rhaA gene encoding L-rhamnose isomerase, producing the protein MSKVEQRYQAAKERYAAIGVDTDHALEKLKGVKISVHCWQGDDVKGFMNPDGELTGGIMATGNYPGAARTPKELRADLEKAFSLIPGKHKLNLHAIYVDTDEKVDLNEIEPKHFAPWVEWAREQGLGLDFNPTFFSHPMFKDNYTLASPDKEVRDFWVEHGKRTRKIAEYFGRELGQTSINNFWVPDGMKDNPIDRFTPRKRLMEALDEIFAEKLDEKYTREAVESKLFGLGAEAYTVGSHEFYMGYGITRGKLICLDAGHFHPTEMISGKLSSLALFGKGMMLHVSRPVRWDSDHVVLMDDELVEIGRELVRNDLLPHTHIGLDFFDATINRVAAWVVGTRNTQKAFLKAFLEPTAELKKLELENDFTSRMVITEELKDFPYSDVWNYFCEINSVPVGFDWFKEVKSYEKNVLLKR; encoded by the coding sequence ATGAGCAAAGTGGAACAACGTTATCAAGCAGCAAAAGAACGGTATGCAGCCATCGGGGTGGATACAGACCATGCGCTTGAAAAATTAAAGGGAGTCAAAATTTCGGTACACTGCTGGCAAGGTGACGATGTAAAAGGGTTTATGAACCCTGACGGTGAATTGACCGGCGGCATTATGGCTACAGGCAATTATCCAGGTGCGGCGCGTACGCCCAAAGAACTGCGCGCCGATCTTGAAAAAGCCTTTTCCTTAATCCCTGGCAAACATAAATTGAACTTGCATGCGATTTACGTCGATACGGATGAAAAAGTCGATTTAAATGAAATTGAACCCAAACATTTTGCTCCATGGGTTGAATGGGCCAGGGAACAAGGGCTGGGACTTGATTTTAACCCCACTTTCTTTTCTCACCCCATGTTTAAAGATAATTACACCCTGGCTTCTCCCGACAAAGAAGTCCGTGATTTCTGGGTAGAACACGGCAAACGCACCCGCAAAATCGCGGAATATTTCGGGAGGGAGCTCGGCCAAACAAGCATTAATAACTTCTGGGTTCCCGATGGCATGAAAGATAACCCGATCGACCGTTTCACGCCGCGCAAACGCTTGATGGAAGCTTTGGACGAAATTTTTGCGGAGAAATTGGATGAAAAATATACGCGGGAAGCCGTCGAAAGCAAGCTTTTCGGTTTGGGCGCCGAAGCGTATACGGTCGGATCGCATGAATTTTACATGGGTTACGGCATTACGCGGGGCAAATTAATTTGCCTTGATGCCGGACACTTCCATCCGACGGAAATGATATCGGGCAAACTGTCTTCGCTGGCGTTGTTTGGCAAAGGCATGATGCTGCATGTAAGCCGGCCGGTTCGCTGGGATAGCGACCATGTTGTGTTGATGGATGATGAACTGGTAGAAATCGGGCGCGAACTGGTCCGTAATGATCTTCTCCCGCATACCCATATCGGGCTTGACTTCTTTGATGCAACGATCAACCGCGTGGCGGCATGGGTGGTTGGCACGCGCAACACACAAAAAGCTTTTCTTAAAGCTTTCTTGGAACCTACTGCGGAACTTAAGAAATTGGAACTGGAAAACGACTTTACTTCGCGAATGGTCATTACCGAAGAGCTGAAAGATTTCCCTTACAGTGATGTTTGGAATTATTTCTGTGAAATCAACAGCGTGCCCGTTGGGTTTGACTGGTTCAAAGAGGTCAAATCATATGAAAAAAACGTATTGCTAAAAAGATAG
- the ureC gene encoding urease subunit alpha yields MSFKMSRSQYSQMYGPTTGDSIRLADTDIIIRIEKDFTSYGDEVVFGGGKVIRDGMGQHPLVTRGDGIPDVVITNAVILDYTGIYKADIGIRDGKIAGIGKAGNPLVMDHVDIIIGAATEIIAGEGMIVTAGGIDTHVHFINPGQIETALSSGLTTLIGGGTGPAAGSKATTVTPGEWNIHRMLQAAEGMPINVGFTGKGQAAAEEPLAEQVRAGAIGLKVHEDWGATASALDHALSVADKYDVQVAVHADTLNEGGFMENTMAAIKGRVIHMYHTEGAGGGHAPDLIKSASYMNVLPSSTNPTLPYTINTIDEHLDMLMVCHHLNPSIPEDLAFADSRIRRETIAAEDILQDMGVFSMVSSDAQAMGRIGEVILRTWQTADKMKKQRGTLSGDSELSDNNRAKRYVAKYTINPAITHGISEYVGSVEVGKIADLVIWSPAFFGVKPEMIIKNGMVAQSLMGDANASIPTPQPVIYRPMYGQYGKALSQSSITFISQSAYDNKVHEQLGLEKIILPVRGIRTLTKKDMKLNFETPEITVDPQTYEVRVNGELMTCEPVSKVPMGQRYFLF; encoded by the coding sequence ATGAGCTTTAAAATGTCCAGAAGTCAATATTCGCAAATGTATGGGCCGACGACCGGAGATTCGATCCGTTTGGCGGATACGGATATCATCATCCGGATTGAAAAGGACTTTACTTCATATGGCGATGAGGTCGTTTTTGGCGGAGGAAAAGTGATCCGCGACGGCATGGGCCAGCATCCGCTTGTAACCCGCGGAGACGGCATTCCGGATGTTGTGATTACCAATGCGGTTATTTTGGATTATACAGGCATTTACAAAGCGGATATTGGAATCCGGGACGGGAAAATCGCGGGGATCGGCAAAGCGGGGAATCCTTTGGTAATGGATCATGTGGACATCATCATCGGCGCTGCAACGGAAATTATCGCAGGGGAAGGCATGATTGTCACCGCTGGCGGCATCGATACGCATGTCCATTTTATCAACCCCGGACAGATCGAGACGGCGCTTTCTTCGGGCCTGACGACTCTGATCGGCGGAGGGACAGGCCCTGCCGCGGGTTCGAAAGCGACAACGGTAACTCCGGGAGAATGGAATATTCATCGCATGCTGCAGGCAGCGGAAGGGATGCCGATTAATGTCGGATTCACCGGAAAAGGACAAGCTGCAGCCGAAGAACCGCTTGCCGAGCAGGTGCGGGCCGGAGCGATCGGACTGAAGGTCCATGAAGACTGGGGAGCAACCGCGTCGGCGCTTGATCACGCTCTAAGCGTGGCCGACAAGTATGATGTGCAAGTAGCGGTTCATGCCGATACGCTAAATGAAGGCGGCTTTATGGAGAACACCATGGCTGCGATCAAAGGCCGGGTAATCCACATGTACCATACGGAAGGAGCTGGGGGAGGACATGCTCCCGACCTGATCAAATCGGCCAGCTATATGAATGTTCTGCCGTCGTCTACCAATCCGACGCTGCCGTACACGATCAATACGATCGATGAACATTTGGATATGCTGATGGTATGCCACCACTTGAATCCATCCATACCCGAGGATCTTGCTTTTGCGGATTCCCGTATCCGGCGCGAAACGATAGCCGCCGAAGACATTCTCCAAGATATGGGCGTATTCAGCATGGTCAGCTCGGACGCGCAGGCGATGGGCCGCATCGGCGAAGTCATTTTGCGCACATGGCAGACGGCCGACAAGATGAAAAAGCAGCGGGGAACGCTTTCAGGCGACAGCGAGCTCTCCGATAATAACCGTGCCAAACGTTACGTGGCCAAATATACGATCAATCCAGCCATTACTCATGGAATTTCCGAATATGTCGGTTCCGTTGAAGTCGGAAAAATCGCCGACCTGGTCATTTGGTCACCTGCATTTTTCGGGGTGAAACCTGAAATGATTATCAAAAACGGGATGGTCGCCCAAAGCTTGATGGGGGATGCGAACGCATCCATTCCGACGCCGCAGCCGGTCATTTACCGTCCGATGTACGGGCAATACGGGAAAGCACTTTCCCAAAGCTCCATCACTTTTATTTCGCAATCCGCTTATGACAATAAAGTTCACGAGCAGCTGGGCTTGGAAAAAATCATTTTGCCTGTGCGCGGCATTCGGACATTAACGAAAAAAGATATGAAGCTTAATTTTGAAACGCCTGAGATCACCGTTGATCCGCAAACGTACGAGGTCCGGGTCAACGGGGAATTAATGACCTGCGAGCCTGTGAGCAAAGTGCCGATGGGGCAGCGCTATTTCTTATTTTGA